The following proteins are co-located in the Pseudomonas antarctica genome:
- a CDS encoding four helix bundle protein: MGMHTDLSIYRAAMGLLHMATILTRNIPRDLKQSLGKRVIDECIEVVMLIARANATQDKRPHLTLLVERVQVVEFLMRLFKDSRFISVEQHAKAIEVTASVGKQANAWKRSTPTAPAT, encoded by the coding sequence ATGGGAATGCACACCGATCTGTCGATCTACCGGGCGGCCATGGGTCTTTTGCACATGGCGACCATCCTGACTAGAAATATCCCGCGAGACCTCAAACAATCGCTGGGTAAGCGAGTGATCGACGAATGCATCGAGGTTGTGATGCTGATCGCCCGTGCAAACGCAACCCAGGACAAACGACCACACCTGACCTTGTTGGTCGAGAGGGTTCAAGTGGTCGAGTTCCTGATGCGCCTATTCAAGGACAGCCGATTCATCAGTGTCGAACAGCATGCTAAGGCGATAGAGGTAACAGCCTCCGTCGGCAAGCAGGCCAATGCCTGGAAACGCTCTACCCCAACCGCGCCCGCTACCTGA
- the pheT gene encoding phenylalanine--tRNA ligase subunit beta — protein MKFSEQWLRGWVSPQVDRDELVARLSMAGLEVDSVTPAAGVFSGVVVGEVLSTEQHPDADKLRVCQVSNGSETFQVVCGAPNVRPGLKIPFAMIGAELPGDFKIKKAKLRGVESNGMLCSQAELQVGEGNDGLMELPADAPTGQDIRVYLELEDASIEVDLTPNRGDCLSLAGLAREVGALYNAPVTRPVVAAVAAVHEEVRPIEVLAPNACPRYLGRVIRNVDLSRPTPLWMVERLRRADVRSIDAAVDITNYVMLELGQPLHAFDLAEINGGIRVRMAEEGEKLVLLDGQGVSLRADTLVIADHSRALAIAGVMGGEHSGVSATTRDIFLESAFFDQIAIAGKARSYGLHTDASHRYERGVDWKLAREAMERATGLLLEITGGEAGPITETVNEQYLPSVAPITLRAKSVEQMLGLVIEPAQIEQLLSALGLGISAGEEGQWHVDVPSHRFDISLEVDLIEELARLYGYNRLPVRYPQARLAPQPKAEARAHLPELRRLLVARGYQEAVTYSFIDPKQFELFNPGVEPLLLANPISNDMAAMRSSLWPGLVKALSHNLNRQQDRVRMFESGLRFVGQLDGLKQEPMLAGVVCGSRLPEGWAQGRDTVDFFDVKADVEAVLGFAGALNDFTFVPGSHPALHPGQTARIEREGRLVGFVGAIHPELSKTLGLDRPVFVFELVLAEVASGKMPKFSELSRFPEVRRDLALIADRDVAATAVLDVIRENAGEWLTDLRLFDVYQGKGIDPHRKSLAVGLTWQHPSRTLNDDEVNTTTQNILTSLEQRLNATLRK, from the coding sequence ATGAAATTCAGTGAACAATGGCTGCGTGGCTGGGTAAGCCCGCAGGTAGATCGCGACGAGCTGGTTGCTCGTCTGTCGATGGCCGGCCTTGAGGTCGATAGCGTAACGCCGGCCGCCGGTGTTTTCAGCGGCGTGGTCGTGGGCGAGGTGCTGAGCACCGAGCAGCACCCTGATGCTGATAAATTGCGCGTGTGTCAGGTCAGCAATGGCTCCGAAACCTTCCAGGTCGTATGCGGAGCGCCAAACGTGCGCCCGGGCCTGAAGATTCCGTTTGCCATGATCGGCGCCGAACTGCCAGGCGACTTCAAGATCAAGAAAGCCAAGCTGCGTGGCGTTGAGTCCAACGGCATGCTCTGCTCCCAGGCTGAACTGCAAGTGGGCGAGGGCAACGACGGCCTGATGGAACTGCCGGCCGACGCGCCAACAGGCCAGGACATTCGTGTTTACCTGGAGCTGGAAGACGCCAGCATCGAGGTTGATCTGACCCCGAACCGCGGCGATTGCCTGTCCCTCGCTGGCCTGGCCCGCGAAGTAGGCGCGCTGTACAACGCGCCAGTCACTCGTCCCGTGGTTGCCGCAGTAGCTGCCGTGCACGAGGAAGTACGCCCGATCGAAGTGCTGGCGCCAAACGCTTGCCCACGCTACCTCGGCCGCGTGATCCGTAACGTCGACCTTTCCAGGCCAACCCCGCTGTGGATGGTTGAGCGCCTGCGTCGCGCCGATGTGCGCAGCATCGACGCTGCCGTCGACATCACCAACTACGTGATGCTGGAGCTGGGTCAACCGTTGCACGCTTTCGATCTCGCCGAAATCAATGGCGGCATCCGCGTACGCATGGCCGAAGAAGGCGAGAAGCTGGTATTGCTCGACGGCCAGGGAGTCAGCCTGCGCGCTGATACCCTGGTCATCGCCGACCATTCCCGCGCCCTGGCGATTGCCGGCGTGATGGGTGGCGAGCACAGCGGTGTGTCCGCGACCACTCGCGATATTTTCCTCGAAAGCGCGTTCTTTGATCAGATCGCCATCGCCGGCAAGGCCCGCTCCTACGGCCTGCACACCGATGCCTCGCATCGCTACGAGCGTGGCGTGGACTGGAAGCTGGCCCGTGAAGCCATGGAGCGCGCCACTGGCCTGCTGCTGGAAATCACGGGTGGCGAAGCTGGCCCGATCACCGAAACCGTCAACGAACAGTACCTGCCGTCCGTTGCACCTATTACGCTGCGCGCCAAAAGCGTCGAGCAAATGCTTGGCCTGGTGATCGAGCCTGCTCAGATCGAGCAATTGCTGTCGGCGCTTGGCCTTGGCATTTCCGCTGGCGAGGAAGGGCAGTGGCACGTTGACGTGCCAAGCCATCGCTTCGATATCAGCCTGGAAGTTGATCTGATCGAAGAGCTGGCCCGTCTGTATGGCTATAACCGTCTGCCGGTACGCTACCCGCAAGCGCGCCTGGCACCGCAACCCAAGGCCGAAGCGCGTGCGCACCTGCCAGAGTTGCGTCGTCTGCTGGTTGCCCGAGGCTATCAGGAAGCAGTGACGTACAGCTTCATTGATCCGAAGCAGTTCGAGCTATTCAACCCAGGCGTTGAGCCGTTGCTGTTGGCTAACCCGATCTCCAACGACATGGCCGCCATGCGCTCGTCGCTGTGGCCAGGTTTGGTCAAGGCGCTTTCCCACAACCTGAACCGTCAGCAAGATCGCGTACGCATGTTCGAAAGCGGCCTGCGTTTCGTCGGCCAACTCGACGGCCTGAAGCAAGAGCCGATGTTGGCCGGTGTGGTTTGCGGTAGCCGTCTGCCGGAAGGCTGGGCGCAGGGCCGTGACACCGTGGACTTCTTCGACGTTAAAGCTGACGTGGAAGCGGTATTGGGCTTTGCCGGCGCACTGAATGACTTCACGTTTGTGCCAGGCAGCCATCCAGCGTTGCACCCGGGCCAGACTGCGCGTATCGAGCGCGAAGGGCGCTTGGTGGGCTTCGTCGGTGCCATTCACCCCGAGCTGTCGAAAACCCTCGGTCTCGACCGTCCTGTGTTCGTTTTTGAGCTGGTGCTGGCCGAAGTGGCGTCGGGCAAAATGCCTAAATTCAGCGAGTTGTCGCGCTTCCCTGAAGTACGTCGTGACCTGGCCCTGATCGCCGACCGTGACGTGGCCGCCACTGCTGTTCTGGATGTAATCCGTGAAAATGCAGGGGAATGGCTGACAGACCTCAGGCTATTTGACGTCTATCAGGGTAAAGGCATTGATCCGCATAGAAAAAGCCTTGCAGTTGGCTTGACCTGGCAGCATCCATCGCGCACTCTTAATGACGATGAGGTGAATACCACGACACAAAATATCCTCACCTCGCTCGAACAAAGGTTGAACGCCACGTTAAGGAAGTGA
- the pheS gene encoding phenylalanine--tRNA ligase subunit alpha, producing the protein MENLDALVAQALEAVQSAEDINALEQIRVHYLGKKGELTQVMKTLGNLPAEERPQVGALINVAKERVTEVLNARKASLEEADLAAKLAAESIDVTLPGRGQASGGLHPITRTLERIEQFFTHIGYGIAEGPEVEDDYHNFEALNIPGHHPARSMHDTFYFNANMLLRTHTSPVQVRTMEANKPPIRIVCPGRVYRSDSDITHSPMFHQVEGLLVDRDINFADLKGTIEEFLRVFFEKELAVRFRPSFFPFTEPSAEVDMECVMCSGKGCRVCKQTGWLEVMGCGMVHPNVLRMSGIDPEEFSGFAFGMGVERLAMLRYGVNDLRLFFDNDLRFLAQFR; encoded by the coding sequence ATGGAAAACCTGGACGCGCTCGTCGCTCAAGCTCTTGAGGCTGTGCAAAGCGCTGAAGATATCAATGCCCTGGAGCAAATCCGGGTTCACTACCTTGGCAAAAAGGGTGAATTGACTCAGGTGATGAAGACCCTGGGGAATTTGCCGGCTGAAGAGCGTCCGCAAGTCGGTGCGCTGATCAACGTCGCCAAGGAGCGTGTCACAGAGGTTCTCAATGCGCGCAAGGCGTCGCTCGAGGAGGCCGATCTTGCGGCCAAGCTCGCCGCCGAGTCCATTGACGTAACCTTGCCTGGCCGTGGCCAGGCCTCGGGCGGTCTGCATCCGATCACCCGGACTCTGGAACGTATCGAGCAGTTCTTCACCCATATCGGCTACGGCATTGCCGAAGGCCCTGAGGTCGAAGACGACTATCACAACTTCGAGGCGCTCAACATCCCAGGCCATCACCCGGCCCGGTCGATGCACGACACCTTCTATTTCAACGCGAACATGCTGTTGCGCACCCATACCTCGCCGGTACAGGTCCGCACCATGGAAGCGAACAAGCCGCCGATCCGCATCGTCTGCCCAGGCCGTGTGTACCGTAGCGACTCGGATATCACCCACTCGCCGATGTTCCATCAGGTCGAAGGCCTGCTGGTTGATCGCGACATCAATTTCGCCGACCTCAAAGGCACCATCGAAGAATTCCTGCGGGTGTTCTTCGAGAAGGAGCTGGCGGTGCGTTTCCGTCCTTCGTTCTTCCCGTTCACCGAGCCATCCGCCGAAGTTGATATGGAGTGCGTGATGTGCAGCGGTAAAGGCTGCCGCGTCTGCAAACAGACGGGCTGGCTGGAAGTGATGGGCTGCGGCATGGTGCACCCCAACGTGCTGCGCATGTCCGGGATCGACCCGGAAGAGTTCTCGGGCTTTGCCTTCGGCATGGGCGTTGAGCGTCTGGCCATGCTGCGTTACGGCGTGAACGACTTACGTCTGTTCTTCGACAACGACTTGCGGTTCCTCGCGCAATTTCGCTAG
- a CDS encoding RNA-directed DNA polymerase, translating into MMAIRTTTTRTTSSVSAPSADSTLGPYPFQDLVQAYYDCRRTKRNSDSALAFEIDLERNLIQLHDDLVAGTYRPGRSICFVVTRPKAREVWAAAFRDRVVHHLMYNHVAPRFYACFIADSCACIPGRGTLYAAKRLESKIRSASENWSKPCWYLKLDLANFFVAIDKAVLRKQLEARITERWWLALATQILMHDPREDYETRSPAHLFNRVPQHKRLVAQPARLGLPIGNLSSQFFANVYLDALDQFAKHTLGAKHYIRYVDDFVFLHESPQQLNQWLAEVEAFLPRLGAKLNPTKTILQPVDRGVDFVGHVIKPWRRTTRKRSLAQALKRTAAAPAEDLRQTANSYFGLLSQASHSHSDRAALARVVLKRGNIVNAAMTKTFQKK; encoded by the coding sequence ATGATGGCAATCAGAACAACAACGACAAGAACAACGAGCTCCGTGTCCGCCCCGTCCGCAGATTCGACTTTGGGCCCCTACCCGTTTCAGGATCTGGTCCAGGCCTATTACGACTGCCGACGCACCAAGCGCAACAGCGACAGTGCGCTGGCTTTCGAGATCGACCTGGAGCGGAACCTGATCCAACTACACGACGACCTGGTAGCCGGCACATACCGGCCAGGCCGGTCTATTTGTTTCGTGGTCACCCGACCGAAAGCCCGGGAAGTATGGGCGGCAGCCTTTCGGGACCGCGTCGTCCACCACCTCATGTACAACCATGTGGCACCGCGCTTCTACGCCTGCTTCATAGCGGACAGTTGCGCATGCATTCCAGGGCGCGGCACGCTGTACGCGGCCAAGCGTCTTGAATCGAAGATCCGGAGCGCCAGCGAGAACTGGTCGAAGCCCTGCTGGTATCTAAAGTTGGATTTGGCCAATTTCTTTGTCGCCATCGACAAGGCGGTGCTTCGCAAGCAACTAGAAGCGAGGATCACCGAACGATGGTGGCTGGCCCTGGCCACGCAGATCCTGATGCATGACCCGCGTGAGGATTACGAGACGCGCAGCCCGGCGCACCTGTTCAACCGGGTACCACAGCACAAGCGTCTGGTAGCGCAGCCCGCGCGCCTCGGCCTGCCGATCGGCAACCTGTCATCGCAGTTCTTCGCCAACGTCTACCTCGACGCCCTGGACCAGTTCGCCAAGCACACGCTGGGCGCCAAGCACTACATCCGCTACGTCGATGACTTCGTGTTCCTGCATGAATCGCCGCAGCAGCTAAACCAGTGGCTGGCAGAGGTCGAAGCGTTCCTGCCAAGGCTCGGCGCCAAGCTGAACCCCACAAAGACGATCCTGCAACCCGTGGATCGTGGCGTGGACTTCGTTGGCCACGTCATCAAGCCATGGCGACGCACCACCCGCAAGCGATCCCTGGCCCAGGCACTGAAGCGCACCGCCGCGGCGCCAGCCGAGGATCTGCGCCAGACAGCCAACAGCTATTTCGGGCTACTCAGCCAGGCCAGCCACAGTCATAGCGACCGAGCAGCACTTGCTCGCGTCGTGCTGAAGCGCGGCAACATCGTCAACGCGGCGATGACCAAAACCTTCCAGAAGAAGTAA
- the rplT gene encoding 50S ribosomal protein L20: MARVKRGVIARKRHKKILKLAKGYYGARSRVFRVAKQAVIKAGQYAYRDRRQKKRQFRALWIARINAGARVNGLSYSRFIAGLKKASIEIDRKVLAELAVNDKAVFAAIVEKAKATLA, encoded by the coding sequence ATGGCTCGTGTAAAGCGTGGCGTCATTGCCCGTAAGCGTCACAAAAAAATTCTGAAACTTGCTAAAGGCTACTACGGCGCGCGTTCACGCGTATTCCGTGTTGCCAAGCAAGCGGTAATCAAGGCAGGCCAATACGCCTACCGTGACCGTCGTCAGAAAAAACGTCAGTTCCGCGCTCTGTGGATCGCTCGTATCAATGCTGGTGCACGTGTTAACGGTCTGTCCTACAGCCGTTTCATCGCTGGCCTGAAAAAAGCGTCCATCGAAATCGACCGTAAGGTTCTGGCTGAACTGGCCGTGAACGATAAAGCGGTGTTTGCTGCGATTGTCGAGAAAGCTAAAGCCACTTTGGCTTAA
- the ihfA gene encoding integration host factor subunit alpha gives MGALTKAEMAERLYEELGLNKREAKELVELFFEEIRHALEDNEQVKLSGFGNFDLRDKRQRPGRNPKTGEEIPITARRVVTFRPGQKLKARVEAYAGTKS, from the coding sequence ATGGGGGCTTTGACGAAAGCTGAGATGGCGGAACGTCTGTACGAAGAGTTGGGTCTGAACAAGCGCGAGGCCAAGGAATTGGTCGAGCTGTTTTTTGAAGAAATCAGGCACGCTCTGGAAGACAACGAACAGGTCAAATTGTCCGGTTTCGGCAATTTTGACCTGCGGGACAAACGCCAGCGGCCTGGCCGCAATCCAAAAACGGGAGAAGAAATCCCGATCACGGCTCGCCGTGTGGTCACCTTTCGTCCAGGGCAGAAGTTGAAGGCCCGAGTTGAGGCTTATGCTGGAACCAAGTCATAA
- the rpmI gene encoding 50S ribosomal protein L35: MPKMKTKSGAAKRFLKTANGIKHKHAFKSHILTKMSTKRKRQLRGSSLLAPCDVAKVERMLRLR, encoded by the coding sequence ATGCCAAAAATGAAAACTAAAAGTGGTGCTGCTAAGCGGTTTCTGAAAACTGCTAACGGTATCAAGCACAAGCACGCTTTCAAGAGCCACATCCTGACTAAAATGTCGACCAAGCGTAAGCGTCAACTGCGCGGTAGCAGCTTGCTGGCACCGTGTGACGTGGCAAAAGTCGAGCGCATGCTGCGCCTTCGTTAA
- a CDS encoding DUF4942 domain-containing protein, translating into MSSIAKQAFGEIVEDVSEFFAPMSSDLVDGLLGQYGAARRNIESMAAAVSDPQHASVLHYFISGNVEEQRYSIPSTVETLFNLEGAVGQLNGDFWNRALRLTDVFDYMPQKRREEWHEQIKNPLGRKKNKHSQEAELPALPDFEESTVRGTLSGLLSSRHKFLAERVDGIFRALSRTHVTNRPEGFSKRMIIAGINSWGTSGQINDLRCVIAKFMGREEPKHGATDPVIKAAGRHNGEWMAIDGNSLRIRVYGGVGTAHLEVHPEMSWRLNAILASLYPAAIPSQFREKPKTRKKIKDFELFDKPLPHAVIAMLAEMRDVRERVLPEWPERHIDVPMAKSFGYGEKDKATQAEAEKALIAIGAVKVKHYWQFDYNPGEVLDQIVCSGCIPDQKSHQFYPTPENVALAAIELADIHPGHQCLEPSAGLGGLADMMPNDTTVCVEISALHCEVLKAKGHHVECADFLKWNITGKYDRIVMNPPFSEGRWQAHLEHASSMLKLGGRLVAVLPASAKGKELLPGLTHEWTQIYSNEFSGTSVSVVILTAYSA; encoded by the coding sequence ATGAGCTCAATTGCAAAGCAGGCATTTGGGGAAATCGTAGAAGATGTGTCCGAATTCTTTGCGCCGATGTCGAGCGACCTTGTAGATGGCCTGCTCGGCCAATACGGCGCCGCCCGCCGGAACATCGAATCCATGGCCGCAGCGGTCAGCGACCCCCAGCACGCCAGTGTCCTGCACTACTTCATTAGCGGAAACGTGGAAGAGCAGCGCTACAGCATCCCGTCGACCGTTGAAACCCTGTTCAATCTGGAGGGCGCCGTGGGCCAGCTGAATGGAGATTTCTGGAATAGGGCGCTGCGCCTTACCGACGTGTTCGACTACATGCCCCAAAAGCGTCGGGAAGAATGGCACGAGCAAATCAAGAACCCGCTGGGCCGCAAGAAAAACAAGCACAGCCAGGAAGCCGAGCTGCCAGCGCTGCCCGACTTCGAAGAGAGCACCGTGCGCGGCACGCTGTCAGGCCTACTGTCAAGTCGGCACAAGTTCCTGGCCGAGCGCGTTGACGGCATCTTTCGCGCCCTAAGCCGAACGCACGTGACCAACCGGCCAGAAGGTTTCAGCAAGCGCATGATCATCGCGGGCATTAACAGCTGGGGTACTTCTGGCCAAATCAACGATCTGCGCTGTGTCATCGCTAAATTCATGGGTCGCGAGGAGCCGAAGCACGGCGCAACCGATCCGGTGATCAAAGCTGCTGGCCGGCACAACGGCGAATGGATGGCAATAGACGGCAATTCGCTGCGCATTCGCGTCTACGGCGGCGTCGGTACCGCGCACCTCGAAGTGCACCCCGAGATGTCCTGGCGACTGAATGCGATCCTTGCCAGCCTATACCCGGCGGCAATCCCATCGCAATTCCGCGAGAAGCCAAAGACCCGCAAGAAGATCAAGGATTTCGAGCTCTTCGATAAACCGCTGCCGCATGCAGTGATTGCGATGCTGGCGGAAATGCGAGATGTGCGAGAGCGTGTTTTGCCTGAGTGGCCGGAGCGCCACATCGACGTGCCGATGGCAAAAAGCTTCGGCTACGGCGAGAAGGACAAGGCCACTCAGGCCGAAGCCGAGAAAGCGCTGATAGCAATCGGCGCAGTGAAGGTCAAGCACTACTGGCAGTTCGACTATAACCCTGGCGAAGTGCTTGACCAGATTGTTTGCTCTGGGTGCATTCCGGACCAGAAGTCGCATCAGTTCTATCCAACCCCTGAAAACGTCGCGCTGGCAGCTATCGAGCTGGCCGACATCCATCCGGGCCACCAATGCTTGGAGCCGAGCGCCGGTCTTGGCGGCTTGGCCGACATGATGCCGAACGACACAACCGTATGCGTTGAGATAAGCGCACTACATTGCGAAGTGCTCAAGGCCAAAGGTCACCATGTCGAGTGTGCCGACTTTTTGAAGTGGAATATCACTGGCAAATACGACCGTATCGTAATGAATCCTCCGTTCAGCGAGGGCCGATGGCAGGCTCACCTTGAGCATGCTTCATCGATGCTAAAGCTCGGCGGGCGATTGGTTGCGGTGCTACCAGCCAGCGCAAAAGGAAAGGAATTGCTCCCAGGGCTCACTCATGAGTGGACGCAGATCTACAGCAATGAGTTTTCTGGAACCAGCGTTTCGGTAGTGATTCTCACCGCCTACTCCGCATAA
- a CDS encoding MerR family transcriptional regulator, whose protein sequence is MLEPSHNDELPVIPGKRYFTIGEVSELCAVKPHVLRYWEQEFPQLNPVKRTGNRRYYQRQDVLMIRQIRALLYDQGFTISGARQRMSGDEAKDDTTQYKQLIRQMISELEDVLVVLKK, encoded by the coding sequence ATGCTGGAACCAAGTCATAACGACGAGCTACCCGTCATCCCAGGCAAACGCTACTTCACCATTGGTGAAGTCAGCGAGCTCTGTGCGGTCAAACCGCACGTGTTGCGCTATTGGGAGCAGGAGTTTCCTCAACTCAACCCCGTCAAACGCACCGGGAACCGTCGGTATTATCAGCGCCAGGATGTGCTGATGATCCGGCAGATCCGTGCGTTGCTGTACGATCAGGGGTTCACCATCAGCGGCGCGCGCCAGCGTATGTCCGGTGATGAAGCCAAAGACGACACCACCCAATACAAGCAATTGATCCGCCAAATGATCTCCGAACTCGAAGATGTGCTGGTGGTTTTGAAGAAATAA
- a CDS encoding tyrosine-type recombinase/integrase, producing the protein MARKTMSGLYQRNGIWHIDKVVRGSRLQESTGASEREEAEQYLIHRLEKLRQEKIYGVRQVRTWREAATRFLVEFKDQASIGLSASHIEQLDPYIGDLPITHIDDGSLATFIRERQRPSKTGNGRVKPGVSNRTVNIALQRVVRILNLCNRKWRDAEKRPWLESVPMISMLEEKKSSRKPYPMSWEEQALLFPELPDHLLRMALYKVNTGCREQEVCKLRWDWEIRVPDLNTSVFLIPAGFGGRSEKAGVKNGDERLVILNNVAMSIIDGQRGLHRDLVFPYGQPDQFGPTAMHRMNDSAWKKARVRAADKWEKAHQSPAHPGFRSIRIHDLKHTFGRRLRAANVTEEDRKALLGHKNGSITSHYSTPELQHLIEAANKVSATDSRGPALTILRRKLG; encoded by the coding sequence ATGGCGCGAAAAACAATGTCGGGCCTCTATCAGAGGAACGGGATTTGGCACATCGACAAAGTCGTCCGAGGTAGCCGACTTCAGGAAAGCACTGGAGCAAGCGAAAGGGAAGAAGCCGAGCAGTACCTGATTCATCGGTTGGAAAAGCTGCGGCAAGAAAAGATTTATGGCGTGCGCCAGGTGCGAACCTGGCGTGAGGCTGCCACCCGGTTCCTCGTGGAGTTCAAAGACCAGGCATCCATCGGCCTTTCCGCTTCTCACATTGAGCAGCTCGACCCGTACATCGGCGATCTGCCCATAACGCACATCGATGATGGGAGCCTGGCCACGTTCATTCGTGAGCGGCAGCGGCCGAGCAAGACGGGCAATGGTAGGGTCAAACCAGGCGTATCGAACAGGACGGTCAACATAGCCCTGCAGCGAGTCGTCAGGATCTTGAACCTGTGTAACCGCAAGTGGCGTGATGCTGAAAAGCGGCCGTGGCTGGAGAGCGTGCCGATGATCTCGATGCTTGAGGAGAAGAAGTCGAGCCGTAAACCCTACCCGATGTCCTGGGAAGAGCAGGCCCTATTGTTCCCTGAGCTGCCCGACCACCTTTTGAGGATGGCCCTCTATAAGGTAAACACGGGTTGCAGGGAGCAGGAGGTGTGCAAGTTGCGGTGGGATTGGGAAATACGGGTGCCGGACCTGAACACCAGCGTATTTCTGATACCTGCCGGATTCGGCGGGCGGAGTGAAAAGGCAGGGGTAAAGAACGGCGATGAGCGCCTAGTGATCCTTAACAACGTGGCGATGTCCATCATCGATGGCCAGCGCGGTCTGCATCGAGACCTGGTGTTCCCGTACGGGCAGCCAGATCAGTTCGGGCCAACGGCAATGCATCGCATGAATGACTCGGCCTGGAAGAAAGCCAGGGTGCGCGCAGCGGATAAATGGGAGAAGGCCCACCAATCGCCAGCGCACCCCGGATTTAGGTCGATCAGGATTCACGACTTGAAGCACACCTTTGGCAGAAGGCTACGTGCAGCAAACGTGACAGAGGAAGATCGGAAAGCGTTGTTGGGGCATAAGAACGGCAGCATAACGAGCCACTATTCTACCCCGGAGCTGCAGCACTTGATTGAGGCTGCGAACAAAGTGTCGGCAACTGACTCTCGCGGGCCAGCACTGACAATCTTGAGGAGGAAGTTGGGATGA